The following are from one region of the Hyphomicrobium album genome:
- a CDS encoding SDR family NAD(P)-dependent oxidoreductase gives MKGRSLLRRTVDLWVGRYAEPDPAALAAVADLKPIVVVTGGSRGIGLALARRFAKAGHDVAIVARHADALQAAAASIAQEHDVAALAIPMDVTKPDAAERIDAGLAGKGFYLDTLINCAGVGLAGPFVRNPEARIAGLLDLNVTALTRLTRHALPKMLARGSGGILNVASLGGLVPGPNQAAYYASKSYVVSLTRAIATENAGRGVRFMALAPGPVNTGFHDAMGAELSFYRQLLLALSADQTARAAYRAYVSGCHLFVPGVTGKLLQIAVWIIPHALVLPIVGWLLRRREERPWSDTPDKDR, from the coding sequence ATGAAAGGCCGCTCCTTGCTCCGCCGCACCGTCGATCTCTGGGTCGGGCGCTATGCCGAGCCCGACCCGGCCGCGCTTGCGGCTGTCGCTGACCTCAAGCCGATCGTGGTCGTCACGGGCGGATCGCGCGGTATCGGCCTGGCACTGGCCCGGCGCTTCGCCAAGGCGGGACACGATGTCGCGATCGTCGCGCGCCACGCCGATGCGCTGCAGGCGGCGGCGGCCTCCATAGCCCAAGAGCATGACGTCGCGGCACTTGCGATTCCGATGGACGTGACCAAACCCGACGCGGCCGAGCGCATCGATGCCGGACTTGCCGGCAAGGGGTTCTACCTCGACACGCTCATCAATTGCGCGGGTGTCGGGCTCGCGGGACCGTTCGTCAGAAACCCCGAGGCGCGGATCGCCGGCCTCCTCGACCTCAACGTGACCGCACTCACACGGCTCACGAGGCATGCGCTCCCGAAGATGCTGGCGCGCGGCAGCGGCGGCATCCTCAACGTCGCCTCGCTCGGCGGTCTCGTGCCTGGCCCCAACCAGGCCGCCTACTACGCGAGCAAGTCCTACGTCGTGTCGCTCACACGTGCCATCGCCACCGAGAACGCGGGCCGCGGCGTGCGGTTCATGGCGCTGGCGCCCGGTCCGGTCAACACGGGCTTCCACGACGCGATGGGCGCTGAGCTTTCCTTCTACCGGCAGTTGCTACTGGCGCTGAGTGCCGATCAAACCGCACGAGCCGCCTATCGCGCCTACGTTTCCGGCTGCCATCTGTTCGTCCCAGGTGTTACCGGCAAATTGCTGCAGATCGCAGTTTGGATCATTCCGCACGCGCTGGTGCTGCCGATCGTCGGCTGGCTGTTACGACGGCGTGAAGAACGGCCCTGGTCCGACACGCCCGATAAGGATCGGTGA